The following nucleotide sequence is from Mycobacterium sp. 3519A.
TGGCCTACATCGGTCTCGGTGATCCGCACCGCTCGGACTTCGGCTTTCCGACCTGTCCGTTCAAGGCGCTGACCGGCTGGAACTGCCCTGGTTGCGGCGGTCTGCGGATGACACACGACGTGCTGCACGGTGACTTCGCCGCCGCCGTCATGGACAACGCCTTCCTCCTGGTCGGCCTACCGTTGCTGGCGGCCTGGCTGCTCGTTCGCTGGCGGCGCGGCGAATCGTTGATGCCGAAGCCCGCGGTCGTCGTGCTCGTCGTCGCCGCCTTCACCTGGACGGTGGTACGAAACCTGCCCGGATTCCCGCTGGTCCCGACGCTTATAACCGGTTAGCTCCGCAACCCGCTGATACAATCGACAACCGGGCCGGTGCAGTCCCGGACCACGATTTTCCGGACTGCGAAGGTGGCTTTCGATGCTGTATTCAGCATTTCCTGCACCCCAGGGCTTGTACGACCCTGAGAACGAATCGGATTCCTGCGGTGTCGCCATGGTCGCCGACATTCAGGCCCGTCGCTCGCACGCCATCGTCACCGATGGCCTCATCGCCCTCGAGCACCTCGAACATCGCGGCGCCGCGG
It contains:
- a CDS encoding DUF2752 domain-containing protein, producing the protein MAPSTISRRQVYGAIGAGAALTGALAYIGLGDPHRSDFGFPTCPFKALTGWNCPGCGGLRMTHDVLHGDFAAAVMDNAFLLVGLPLLAAWLLVRWRRGESLMPKPAVVVLVVAAFTWTVVRNLPGFPLVPTLITG